In Natrinema pellirubrum DSM 15624, the following proteins share a genomic window:
- a CDS encoding ATP-binding protein, with protein MERFVDRDEELSRLRECYDSDRGELAVIYGRRRLGKTQLVQHSLRDRDDAVVYQATETTTQFQLDEFVDVAAETFPGITNIKQNWEALLTYLGDQNAVVVLDEFPYLIDADGSLPSVIQRLWDQHFQQTSGTLVLVGSSISMMEEAALLGNSPLYGRATVKLDLRPLDFAAAQEFLPDTYTPEERVFAWGIVGGVPYYLDGVDLSRDLGTVLTEEVLSQRGYLHNEPEYVLRTELTDPNRYFAILTAIAAGKTTSNEIAQAIGIDGKQISTYTQKLERLRLIEREVPLTEQKAKSRRGRYRLLDPLFRFWFRFVYGNEDRYERLGEDAYEALIEPELADFVSTAFETLCQDALPDLYPDKLFLDIGRWWYKDHEIDVVGFADEATMVVGECKFTNAPMDYSALASLEEHAEAVRWTPRDGGDVDIEYALFTRSGATQAVREAVAERDDLNLFDLREIVRIP; from the coding sequence ATGGAGCGTTTCGTGGACCGGGACGAGGAACTCTCGCGACTGCGAGAGTGCTACGACTCCGATCGGGGGGAACTGGCGGTTATCTATGGCCGGCGCCGTCTCGGCAAGACCCAACTCGTGCAACACTCACTTCGGGATCGGGACGACGCTGTCGTCTACCAGGCGACCGAGACGACGACACAGTTCCAGCTCGACGAGTTCGTCGACGTCGCCGCCGAGACGTTCCCTGGCATCACGAATATCAAGCAGAACTGGGAGGCACTCCTCACATATCTCGGTGACCAGAACGCGGTCGTCGTCTTAGACGAATTCCCCTACCTCATCGACGCCGACGGGAGTCTTCCTTCCGTCATCCAGCGTCTCTGGGATCAGCACTTCCAGCAGACGTCCGGAACGCTCGTGCTCGTCGGCTCATCGATCAGTATGATGGAGGAGGCTGCTCTCCTCGGGAATAGTCCGCTCTACGGCCGCGCCACCGTGAAGCTGGACCTCCGGCCTCTAGACTTTGCCGCCGCCCAAGAGTTCCTCCCAGACACTTACACGCCCGAAGAACGCGTGTTCGCGTGGGGGATCGTCGGCGGTGTCCCGTACTACCTCGACGGAGTGGACCTGAGTCGGGATCTCGGAACAGTGCTCACTGAGGAAGTGCTCTCACAGCGAGGGTATCTCCACAACGAACCCGAGTACGTTCTCCGTACCGAGTTGACTGACCCCAATCGGTATTTCGCGATCCTCACCGCGATCGCTGCGGGGAAGACGACATCGAACGAGATTGCGCAAGCGATCGGGATCGACGGGAAGCAGATTTCTACGTACACGCAGAAACTCGAGCGATTACGGCTCATCGAGCGGGAGGTTCCGCTCACGGAGCAGAAGGCGAAATCTCGCCGCGGTCGGTATCGACTCCTCGACCCGTTGTTCCGGTTCTGGTTCCGGTTCGTCTACGGGAACGAAGACCGCTACGAGCGACTCGGCGAAGACGCCTACGAAGCACTCATCGAACCAGAACTCGCAGACTTCGTCAGTACGGCATTCGAGACGCTCTGCCAGGACGCTCTCCCGGATCTCTACCCGGACAAGCTCTTCCTCGATATCGGGCGCTGGTGGTACAAGGACCACGAGATCGACGTCGTCGGATTCGCTGACGAGGCAACGATGGTCGTTGGGGAGTGCAAATTCACGAACGCGCCTATGGACTACAGCGCGCTCGCATCGCTGGAAGAACACGCCGAAGCGGTTCGATGGACGCCACGAGACGGTGGAGACGTCGACATCGAATACGCGTTGTTCACGCGGAGTGGTGCGACCCAAGCCGTCCGCGAAGCAGTCGCCGAGCGCGACGACCTCAACCTGTTCGACCTCCGAGAGATCGTCCGTATCCCGTGA
- a CDS encoding IS1595-like element ISNpe7 family transposase, which translates to MFPIKTFVSERRAANLLAQIRWRDGVYCPRCRAESAIRYGSYRVFQRYLCKDCGRTFNDKTGTVFEHSAIPLRKWYLAVYTYIRLNTSIRQLDAELAVSYKTVYRRVQRFLRALDAPRPQLEGPVEIDELYVKAGKKGRERDGWSRSRGLSTRGRGTYHEDKPPVFILADRGTGETYVHPAKAADESTIRLLLGDRQQESLTVYTDGFRAYDPLNGDDAFDRQCVVHGEGEYADGDVHVNTCESHASLARRWLSPHRGVSKDKLTPYLRALQLRKRVRRKPGDEALKIILETAL; encoded by the coding sequence ATGTTCCCTATCAAGACGTTTGTCTCGGAGCGTCGGGCCGCGAATCTGCTGGCACAGATTCGCTGGCGTGACGGCGTCTATTGCCCGCGCTGCCGTGCCGAATCAGCGATTCGGTACGGCAGCTATCGGGTGTTTCAACGGTATCTGTGTAAGGATTGCGGCCGGACGTTCAACGACAAGACCGGCACGGTCTTCGAACACTCGGCGATACCACTCAGGAAGTGGTATCTGGCCGTCTACACCTATATCCGGCTGAACACGAGCATTCGGCAACTGGATGCCGAACTCGCCGTCTCATACAAGACAGTGTACCGGCGCGTCCAGCGCTTCCTGCGGGCGCTGGACGCGCCTCGGCCACAATTAGAAGGCCCGGTGGAAATCGACGAGCTCTACGTCAAGGCAGGGAAGAAGGGCCGCGAGCGCGACGGCTGGTCGCGCTCGCGTGGCCTGTCCACGCGTGGCCGCGGAACGTATCATGAGGACAAGCCGCCAGTGTTCATCCTCGCTGACCGCGGTACGGGAGAAACGTACGTTCACCCGGCGAAAGCCGCTGACGAATCGACGATTCGACTCCTGCTTGGCGACCGCCAGCAGGAGTCGCTGACCGTCTACACCGACGGCTTTCGGGCGTACGACCCGCTCAACGGGGACGACGCCTTCGACCGCCAGTGTGTCGTCCACGGCGAGGGTGAATACGCCGATGGAGACGTGCACGTCAACACGTGCGAGAGCCACGCGTCGCTGGCGCGACGGTGGCTCTCGCCCCATCGAGGCGTCTCCAAAGACAAACTCACACCCTATCTCAGAGCGTTACAGCTTCGCAAACGCGTCCGCCGAAAACCCGGCGACGAAGCGCTCAAAATCATCCTCGAAACTGCGCTATGA
- a CDS encoding RNA-guided endonuclease InsQ/TnpB family protein: MYYAYKYRLEPSDAHREELDRHRDICRQVYNHFRKRLGEYRENHGELPSMTTLRSELPDLKEWWDDLSDVYSRTLQVVVERLFDNLKGLSKLKENGYGVGQLKWKPPREYRSFTYSQCGFELDKKGGHAVLSLSKIGDIPIRLHRNIPDDAQLKQVTVKKEPTGKWFATFGVEVDREPPEKPDELTDVVGIDVGILKYAHDTDGHAVESLNLSDERKRLEREQRKLSRKQHGSANYERQRRRVAECYADLRRKRRDFLHKLSNYYAREYDLVAVEDLNVKGMMESPSNSRNTASAAWRTFLSLLEYKCEREGTHFVAVNPRGTTKECASCGVSTEKPLWVREHSCPACGFEVDRDANAAWNILSRGLQDVGMGYSESTPVETALPTGTTSVPAKRVVEAGSPTLKNRAASAASE; encoded by the coding sequence ATGTACTACGCCTACAAGTATCGCCTTGAGCCGTCCGACGCCCACCGCGAGGAGTTAGACCGCCACCGCGATATCTGTAGGCAAGTCTACAACCACTTCCGCAAGCGACTCGGCGAGTACCGCGAGAACCACGGCGAACTGCCGTCGATGACCACCCTGCGGTCGGAACTTCCCGACCTCAAAGAGTGGTGGGACGACCTCTCAGATGTGTACTCGCGGACACTCCAAGTCGTTGTGGAACGGCTGTTCGACAACCTCAAGGGACTCTCCAAGCTCAAAGAGAACGGCTACGGCGTCGGCCAGCTCAAATGGAAGCCGCCACGGGAGTACCGCAGTTTCACCTATAGCCAGTGTGGCTTCGAGCTCGACAAGAAGGGCGGTCACGCTGTGCTCTCCCTCTCCAAAATCGGCGATATCCCGATACGGCTCCACCGAAACATCCCTGACGACGCCCAACTCAAGCAGGTCACGGTCAAGAAAGAGCCGACGGGTAAGTGGTTCGCTACCTTCGGCGTCGAAGTTGACCGCGAACCACCTGAGAAACCCGACGAACTCACCGATGTAGTGGGTATAGACGTAGGGATTCTGAAGTACGCCCACGATACCGACGGTCACGCCGTTGAGTCGCTCAACCTCTCCGACGAGCGCAAACGCTTGGAACGAGAGCAACGAAAGCTCTCACGGAAGCAACACGGCTCTGCCAACTACGAGAGGCAACGTCGACGCGTTGCGGAGTGTTATGCGGACCTTCGACGCAAGCGCCGTGACTTCTTGCACAAGCTCTCGAACTACTACGCTCGGGAGTACGACCTTGTGGCGGTCGAAGATTTGAACGTGAAGGGAATGATGGAATCCCCGTCGAACAGCCGCAACACCGCGTCGGCGGCGTGGCGGACGTTCCTCTCGTTGCTCGAATACAAGTGCGAGCGCGAAGGGACGCATTTCGTGGCGGTCAACCCGAGAGGGACGACCAAGGAGTGTGCGTCCTGTGGTGTCTCGACGGAGAAGCCGTTGTGGGTCCGTGAACATTCCTGTCCTGCCTGCGGGTTTGAGGTAGACAGAGACGCGAACGCGGCGTGGAACATCCTATCTCGCGGTTTGCAAGACGTAGGAATGGGATACTCCGAATCAACGCCTGTGGAGACTGCGCTCCCTACGGGAACCACTTCGGTTCCTGCAAAGCGCGTCGTGGAAGCAGGAAGCCCTACCCTCAAGAACCGAGCTGCGTCAGCGGCGAGTGAGTAG
- a CDS encoding helix-turn-helix domain-containing protein translates to MEYVDETAAKIMVAAQPGDSIRRIAQKIDGSYSWVYDWIERLEDAGFIRREDGVYIEKYAVRDRYYDLVAAISRAVPPSIDDGYVIPHFAGMPFAYTKIDGVYVWTHGGYQIARGHDDYPIFIQVADQDVERWTAFFDEFGIPSRIEERPDATDYDATVSYVLFPRSGDITREWVDGNPVIPLDEAIEHMLEYRVNYEPALEMIADEYDRDIDASHEDPRLNA, encoded by the coding sequence ATGGAGTATGTCGACGAGACCGCGGCGAAGATCATGGTCGCGGCCCAGCCGGGCGACTCGATCCGTCGGATCGCCCAGAAGATCGACGGCTCCTACTCGTGGGTCTACGACTGGATCGAGCGGTTGGAGGACGCAGGCTTCATCCGGCGTGAGGACGGCGTCTACATCGAGAAGTACGCTGTCAGGGATCGCTACTACGATCTCGTCGCGGCCATCTCTCGCGCTGTTCCCCCTTCGATCGACGACGGCTACGTCATTCCACACTTCGCCGGGATGCCCTTTGCGTACACGAAAATCGACGGCGTCTACGTCTGGACCCACGGCGGCTATCAGATCGCCCGCGGCCACGACGACTATCCGATCTTCATCCAGGTCGCCGACCAGGACGTCGAACGGTGGACGGCGTTCTTCGATGAGTTCGGGATTCCGAGCCGGATCGAAGAGCGGCCGGATGCAACCGACTACGATGCGACTGTCTCGTACGTGTTGTTCCCGAGGAGTGGGGACATCACTCGCGAGTGGGTTGACGGCAATCCGGTCATTCCGTTGGATGAGGCAATCGAGCACATGTTGGAGTACCGGGTGAACTACGAGCCGGCGTTGGAGATGATCGCCGACGAGTACGACCGCGATATCGACGCGTCCCACGAGGATCCGCGTCTCAATGCATGA
- a CDS encoding putative toxin-antitoxin system toxin component, PIN family — MRAVLDTNVFISSVISTGVPHEIVVKGFSSEYQIVVSVATLTEFRDTLLKYPEKFQMDEEDVQEEVETIRYFAEFVDPDEEITAVDDDPDDDKFLEAAVAGNVDYIVSGDRHLLDLDSFQGIDIVEPRAFYERLTAQ; from the coding sequence ATGAGAGCCGTTCTCGACACGAATGTCTTCATTTCGAGTGTCATCTCTACGGGTGTCCCCCACGAAATCGTCGTCAAGGGGTTTAGCAGCGAGTATCAGATCGTCGTCTCCGTCGCGACACTCACAGAATTTCGAGACACCCTGCTCAAATACCCAGAGAAGTTCCAGATGGACGAGGAAGACGTCCAGGAGGAGGTCGAAACGATCCGCTACTTCGCGGAGTTCGTCGACCCGGACGAAGAGATCACGGCGGTCGACGACGATCCCGATGACGACAAGTTTCTCGAAGCTGCCGTAGCCGGGAATGTCGACTACATCGTCTCCGGCGACCGCCACCTGCTCGATCTCGATTCGTTCCAGGGGATCGATATTGTCGAGCCCAGAGCATTCTACGAACGCCTCACGGCCCAGTAA
- a CDS encoding helix-turn-helix domain-containing protein gives MVNKDFEPDDRQEAILDILKEGREDGEPWGYANPKRLEEALETRRQYINRALRGLVDAGWVEKVNRGLYCFVTDPREE, from the coding sequence ATGGTGAACAAGGATTTCGAGCCTGATGACCGGCAGGAGGCTATTCTTGATATACTAAAAGAGGGACGGGAAGATGGCGAGCCATGGGGATACGCGAATCCAAAGCGCCTTGAGGAGGCACTCGAGACGCGACGGCAATACATTAATCGGGCACTCCGAGGACTTGTAGATGCAGGCTGGGTTGAAAAGGTGAATCGAGGGCTCTATTGTTTTGTTACTGACCCGAGGGAAGAATAA
- a CDS encoding AbrB/MazE/SpoVT family DNA-binding domain-containing protein yields MSTDDPEVATVTSKGQITIPSRLRKQFGLEQGTKLMVVPTDYGLVLKKLELPSVKEFQQRVEERAETVDLSIDEVNELVHEARGADE; encoded by the coding sequence ATGAGTACTGACGACCCGGAAGTCGCGACGGTGACATCAAAGGGGCAGATCACCATCCCAAGTCGGCTACGCAAACAGTTCGGCCTCGAACAGGGGACGAAACTGATGGTCGTTCCAACGGACTACGGCCTCGTGCTGAAGAAACTTGAGCTCCCCTCCGTCAAGGAGTTCCAGCAGCGTGTCGAGGAGCGTGCTGAAACGGTCGATCTGTCGATAGACGAGGTCAACGAGCTGGTCCACGAAGCGCGGGGCGCCGATGAATGA
- a CDS encoding MarR family transcriptional regulator: MISKAGLAVLDALSTGREATPEELAAETGYSRDHLYEVLDEFLATGLLAETRSPSNQRRVRIAEHPVTEAYRTLQSVFSHVDWTELLSPAALRVCWYLDRPRHIADIADRLGITRQGVHSALSPLKHRALLSRSDPKYALQDEVSPLLAFVRAAVEHEHRSRVREIAPSATIAWCDPKRSLVRVQTGEDTDALQAAPDWKMTGLGRFAVYGLQFFLAGEPPFWYAPDEELPPAEVVCHTLLLDSGSRRVSYSMLLIEAEDIDQETLVETAQWYDLEPTVKALYRPLQGDFDRPDDLPVILPKKDEYMALKEQYGVA, encoded by the coding sequence ATGATTTCGAAGGCCGGACTCGCCGTACTTGACGCGCTGAGTACCGGCCGTGAAGCAACACCGGAGGAACTTGCGGCCGAAACCGGATATTCACGAGACCATCTCTACGAGGTACTCGACGAATTCCTCGCAACGGGATTGCTCGCAGAAACCCGTAGCCCCAGCAATCAGCGTCGAGTCCGCATTGCGGAACATCCCGTCACCGAAGCGTATCGAACGCTCCAGTCGGTGTTCAGCCACGTAGACTGGACGGAACTACTCTCGCCAGCTGCCCTCCGCGTGTGTTGGTATCTCGATAGACCACGACACATCGCTGATATCGCAGACCGACTCGGAATCACTCGACAAGGTGTCCACAGCGCGTTATCGCCGCTCAAGCACCGAGCGTTACTCTCCAGATCCGATCCGAAGTATGCCCTCCAAGACGAGGTCTCGCCGCTGTTGGCGTTCGTCCGGGCCGCCGTAGAGCACGAACATCGATCACGAGTCCGAGAAATCGCTCCCAGCGCCACGATCGCGTGGTGTGATCCGAAGCGATCCCTCGTTCGCGTGCAGACCGGTGAGGATACAGACGCACTCCAAGCAGCTCCGGACTGGAAGATGACCGGACTGGGCCGGTTCGCAGTGTATGGTCTACAGTTTTTCCTCGCCGGCGAGCCTCCGTTCTGGTATGCTCCAGACGAGGAGCTACCGCCTGCTGAAGTCGTGTGCCATACGCTCCTTCTCGATAGCGGATCCCGGCGCGTCAGTTATTCGATGCTGCTGATCGAGGCGGAGGATATCGATCAGGAGACACTCGTCGAGACCGCACAGTGGTACGACCTAGAACCTACTGTGAAAGCGTTGTATCGGCCACTTCAAGGTGACTTCGACAGGCCAGATGATCTGCCCGTCATCCTCCCAAAGAAGGACGAATATATGGCACTCAAAGAGCAGTACGGAGTCGCGTAA
- a CDS encoding DUF7567 family protein: MSLEIIDRHSEALFEFLWCPVCGHEVFSHIPFEGVFCRNCNTQVELQESRETRGYEEAVLACFDTHSTWNLHVDEKLRRDLPDGSARVKILGAPGAYEVDWWSPAPGEDWEPVERGEFDDVEEPDEVSHLA, from the coding sequence ATGAGTTTAGAAATCATCGACCGACACAGTGAGGCACTGTTCGAGTTCCTCTGGTGTCCCGTTTGCGGGCACGAGGTATTCAGCCACATTCCGTTCGAGGGCGTGTTCTGCAGGAACTGCAATACGCAGGTTGAACTCCAAGAATCCCGAGAGACACGCGGCTACGAGGAAGCCGTTCTCGCTTGCTTCGACACCCACTCAACGTGGAACCTCCACGTCGACGAAAAGCTCCGTCGCGACCTACCCGATGGGTCGGCGCGGGTGAAGATCCTCGGCGCACCGGGTGCCTACGAGGTCGACTGGTGGAGTCCAGCACCTGGGGAGGATTGGGAGCCAGTCGAGCGTGGTGAATTCGACGACGTGGAGGAACCAGACGAGGTGTCACATCTCGCGTAG
- a CDS encoding ArdC-like ssDNA-binding domain-containing protein, which translates to MATTSDSSVSFDQTDTRSDEMHSTIEQWIDDLVAGVDDAQASAEFQEWLDVQSRFHDYSYRNALLIKRQCPEATRVAGYRTWQEEFNRHVAEGESAIWIWAPIITKRCPECENSPSYHEDSDCDYDETPPEEWSEGLVGFKPAPVFDVSQTEGESLPDLDTEATGDAGDLVEQLTAAADDLDVTVRIVPEAEWTHGEAKGICEQLSLVDMQPRVEVRDRANEADLARTLIHEYAHALLHFDVDDDTERAKREVEAEAVAYVVGRYCGLDTSGSAFYLAAWESDGPEVFRERLGRISRTAEELIDVLEDESPSSPI; encoded by the coding sequence ATGGCTACGACCAGTGATTCGTCGGTCTCCTTCGACCAGACCGACACGCGATCCGACGAGATGCACAGCACGATCGAACAGTGGATCGACGACCTCGTCGCCGGCGTCGACGACGCACAGGCCAGCGCGGAATTCCAGGAGTGGCTTGACGTTCAGAGTCGCTTCCACGACTACTCGTATCGGAACGCGCTCCTCATCAAGCGGCAGTGTCCCGAGGCAACCCGCGTGGCGGGCTACCGGACGTGGCAGGAGGAGTTCAACCGCCACGTCGCGGAAGGCGAGTCGGCCATCTGGATCTGGGCGCCGATCATCACGAAACGCTGCCCGGAGTGCGAGAACTCGCCGAGCTACCACGAGGACAGTGACTGTGACTACGACGAGACGCCGCCCGAGGAGTGGTCCGAGGGCCTCGTGGGATTCAAGCCTGCGCCGGTGTTCGATGTCTCCCAGACCGAGGGGGAATCACTTCCCGACCTGGACACGGAAGCGACCGGGGACGCCGGCGACCTCGTCGAACAGTTGACTGCCGCTGCCGACGACCTCGATGTGACGGTACGAATCGTTCCGGAAGCGGAGTGGACCCACGGCGAGGCGAAAGGCATCTGCGAGCAGCTGAGTCTCGTCGATATGCAACCGCGTGTCGAGGTGCGTGATCGGGCAAACGAGGCCGACCTTGCGCGGACGCTGATCCACGAGTACGCGCACGCCTTGCTCCACTTCGACGTCGACGACGACACCGAGCGGGCGAAACGCGAAGTCGAGGCTGAAGCCGTCGCCTACGTCGTCGGGCGCTACTGCGGGCTCGACACGAGCGGGTCAGCGTTCTACCTCGCTGCGTGGGAGTCGGACGGCCCCGAGGTCTTTCGCGAGCGCCTCGGCCGGATTAGTCGAACGGCAGAGGAACTCATCGACGTTCTGGAGGACGAATCCCCGTCCTCACCCATTTAA
- a CDS encoding DUF7568 family protein — MPRITNWRRESRTPTLEYRNGETGARAVLHRAPDSYRYKWRGAIIVDGYPVWSQGYKTKDAKAFRNVLRDQPAPEMSCRECLNGDVVVGDKSADGSKVQRWFECRNCGYEAPSRIVYGAER; from the coding sequence ATGCCCCGGATCACAAACTGGCGGCGTGAAAGTCGCACGCCGACGCTCGAGTATCGAAACGGCGAGACTGGCGCTCGGGCTGTCCTACACCGAGCCCCGGACTCGTACCGCTACAAGTGGCGTGGCGCGATCATCGTCGACGGCTACCCAGTGTGGTCGCAAGGGTACAAGACAAAGGACGCGAAAGCGTTCAGGAACGTTCTCCGCGACCAACCTGCTCCCGAGATGAGTTGTCGGGAGTGTCTGAACGGCGACGTGGTCGTCGGTGATAAATCGGCTGACGGTTCGAAGGTCCAGCGCTGGTTCGAGTGTCGGAACTGTGGATACGAAGCGCCCTCAAGGATTGTGTACGGCGCCGAGCGTTGA
- a CDS encoding helix-turn-helix domain-containing protein: protein MYEVCGEKEFKVLLALDPGDSISGVARKIDENRETIRRVVNRLEEAGYVVYDDGLQFLDQTIRDVGLEFLAAAAATSPPSIPEAYVLPQFAGMDYAFTAIDAVYVWTRGGYQVAREPDDYPLFIAVHESDFDAWTAFFDRFGIPTAEDRQPADGLDGAIQVVLEPRAEIEAEMVDGRPVIPLQDAVAFANEYYATFESALDMLDRMYDQVDTDVNYRREPT from the coding sequence ATGTATGAGGTGTGCGGTGAGAAGGAATTCAAGGTCCTCCTCGCGCTCGATCCAGGCGATTCCATCTCCGGCGTCGCGCGGAAGATCGACGAGAACCGGGAGACGATTCGGCGCGTCGTGAACCGTCTCGAGGAGGCCGGCTACGTCGTGTATGATGATGGTCTCCAGTTCCTTGATCAGACGATTCGGGATGTCGGGCTCGAGTTCCTGGCCGCAGCAGCGGCTACCTCGCCGCCGTCAATCCCGGAGGCGTACGTCCTTCCGCAGTTCGCTGGCATGGACTACGCATTCACCGCTATCGATGCAGTCTACGTCTGGACTCGCGGTGGCTATCAAGTCGCTCGCGAGCCGGATGATTATCCGCTGTTCATCGCCGTCCACGAGTCAGATTTTGACGCCTGGACAGCGTTCTTCGACCGATTTGGGATCCCCACTGCGGAGGACCGCCAACCTGCCGACGGTCTCGACGGCGCTATTCAGGTTGTCCTCGAGCCACGGGCAGAGATCGAGGCTGAGATGGTCGACGGACGACCCGTCATTCCGCTTCAGGACGCTGTTGCGTTCGCAAACGAATACTACGCAACCTTCGAGTCCGCACTCGACATGCTCGACCGGATGTACGACCAGGTCGACACCGATGTGAATTATCGCCGGGAGCCAACCTGA
- a CDS encoding SWIM zinc finger family protein produces the protein MEIPQIGGVTVGYGEDKAMCNSWDDDVEWWETVPPQEACTRFRIFYPDEYEIVPRVIVDVMAALGAWRVWAGNAAACGSYDHRERHEVHYLWPEGHPVEEVLHERLSGPVEAVAPDGGRTGDVRDRLVVDENTQSKDDLEPRTKRAVAETMDISLLSKGGRYEVQSASGNRYEVDVVDNSCTCPDWQQRSPEGGCKHLRRIDHEIKRGRVPRPDGRLPADTD, from the coding sequence GTGGAGATACCGCAGATTGGCGGCGTGACTGTCGGCTACGGAGAGGACAAGGCGATGTGCAACAGCTGGGACGACGACGTCGAGTGGTGGGAGACGGTTCCGCCGCAGGAGGCGTGTACTCGCTTCCGGATTTTCTACCCTGACGAGTACGAAATCGTCCCGCGCGTAATCGTCGACGTGATGGCGGCGCTCGGCGCGTGGCGCGTGTGGGCTGGGAACGCCGCAGCCTGTGGCTCCTACGATCATCGCGAGCGTCACGAAGTCCACTACCTGTGGCCGGAAGGCCATCCGGTGGAGGAAGTGCTCCACGAGCGGCTCAGTGGCCCTGTAGAAGCCGTCGCTCCCGACGGGGGCCGAACGGGCGACGTTCGGGACCGACTGGTCGTCGACGAGAACACACAGTCGAAGGACGATCTCGAGCCCCGCACGAAGCGTGCCGTCGCCGAAACGATGGACATCTCGCTCCTCTCGAAAGGTGGCCGCTACGAGGTGCAGTCCGCGTCCGGCAACAGGTACGAAGTCGACGTCGTAGACAACTCGTGTACCTGTCCGGACTGGCAGCAGCGCTCACCTGAAGGTGGCTGCAAGCATCTGCGTCGCATCGACCACGAAATCAAACGGGGCCGCGTTCCTCGACCAGACGGCCGCCTCCCGGCTGATACGGACTGA
- a CDS encoding ISH3 family transposase, which produces MNLPQLKQVLTDPDEFITNSQLKTLALEVLELIPMPGIEGSPLDSGDIMEVVLRAAVGTTSVNGVTTNTDETPNREPVMDWLHTLDKEPMLDAVNDILATMAMAVLDRSRSRTVCIDFMDNPFHGHPADEDEFRRMQARDGTTKCHRYCTAFVLAQGKPLTLAVEPVAGDDSAADAVERVLARVELYSFELDQILMDRAAYVGEVIGVLRATAPPVFPVKTGKDSLRKKLSATASYMTEETICEGKEHEQTFPLAVNVTYQNGDRGKSGLKQTGYAAYGLEDRTPRQVARIYNNRSRIEKSYEKFREARALTTTPSTTIRLFYVGVGFLLEQLWLVVQWAVLARPRRGGRALPVEFTFSDAFLHGIERVLDDELGWKTKHRTNGEGLPPGYEHGLG; this is translated from the coding sequence ATGAACCTTCCACAACTCAAGCAGGTGCTTACAGATCCGGACGAGTTCATTACGAATAGCCAACTCAAGACTCTTGCTCTGGAGGTGCTTGAGTTGATTCCGATGCCAGGAATCGAGGGCTCGCCCCTCGATTCCGGCGATATCATGGAAGTCGTGCTCCGTGCAGCTGTCGGGACAACCTCGGTCAACGGCGTCACGACCAACACAGACGAGACACCCAACAGAGAACCTGTCATGGACTGGCTCCATACTCTCGACAAAGAGCCGATGCTGGACGCTGTCAACGATATTCTCGCGACAATGGCAATGGCGGTTCTCGACCGGTCGCGGTCGAGAACCGTCTGTATCGACTTCATGGACAACCCGTTTCACGGGCACCCAGCGGACGAAGACGAGTTCAGGCGAATGCAAGCGCGTGATGGCACGACGAAGTGCCATCGGTACTGCACGGCGTTCGTGCTCGCGCAGGGAAAGCCGCTGACGCTGGCGGTTGAACCGGTTGCTGGCGACGATAGCGCAGCCGACGCGGTCGAGCGCGTGCTCGCCCGCGTCGAACTATATTCGTTCGAGCTCGACCAGATTCTCATGGATCGAGCAGCCTACGTCGGCGAGGTGATTGGCGTGCTCCGGGCGACAGCGCCGCCAGTCTTCCCGGTCAAGACCGGGAAAGACTCGCTCCGGAAGAAACTTTCAGCGACAGCGTCGTACATGACCGAAGAGACGATCTGTGAAGGCAAAGAGCACGAACAGACGTTTCCGCTGGCGGTGAACGTGACCTACCAGAACGGTGATCGCGGGAAGTCAGGACTCAAACAGACTGGATACGCGGCGTACGGTCTGGAAGACCGCACGCCGCGGCAAGTGGCACGGATCTACAACAACCGCTCACGGATCGAGAAGAGCTACGAGAAGTTCAGGGAAGCGCGGGCCCTTACGACGACGCCATCGACGACAATTCGGCTCTTCTACGTGGGTGTAGGGTTCCTGTTAGAGCAGTTGTGGCTGGTGGTGCAGTGGGCAGTGCTCGCCCGGCCACGGCGTGGCGGGCGAGCACTCCCGGTAGAGTTCACGTTCAGTGATGCGTTTCTCCATGGGATCGAACGGGTGTTGGACGACGAGCTCGGCTGGAAGACCAAGCATCGGACGAACGGGGAAGGACTGCCACCAGGATACGAGCACGGACTCGGGTGA